The Manis javanica isolate MJ-LG chromosome 4, MJ_LKY, whole genome shotgun sequence genome contains a region encoding:
- the CDC6 gene encoding cell division control protein 6 homolog codes for MPQTRSQSQATITFPKKKLSRRLDKAKNSSDTNLELTNVQAIPHSPCVKTLPLSPRKRLGDDNLCNTPYLPPCSPPKQGKKENGPPHSHIPKGRRLVFDNQLTVKSPGKREQARVHQNKIRSSVRKGQEITTNSEQRCLLEKESACVRLFKQEGTCYQQAKLVLNTAVPDRLPAREKEMDVIRNFLREHICGRKAGSLYLSGAPGTGKTACLSRILQDLKKELKGFKTTILNCMSLRNAQAVFPAIAQEICQEGVSRPAGKEMMRKLENHMTAEKGPMIVLVLDEMDQLDSKGQDVLYTLFEWPWLSNSRVVLIGIANTLDLTDRILPRLQAREKCKPRLLNFPPYTKNQIATILQDRLNQVSRDQVLDNAAIQFCARKISAVSGDVRKALDVCRRAIEIVESDVKSQTILKPLSECRSPSESPVPKRVGLIHVSQVISEVDGNRMTLSQQGAHDSFPLQQKILVCSLLLLTRQLKMKEVMLGKLYEAYSNVCRKQQVAAVDQSECLSLSGLLEARGILGLKKNKESRFTKVSLKIEEKEIEHALKDRALIGNILATGLP; via the exons ATGCCTCAAACCCGATCCCAGTCACAGGCTACAATcacttttccaaaaaagaagCTGTCTCGGAGATTGGACAAAGCTAAAAACTCCAGTGACACCAACCTAGAACTGACAAATGTGCAGGCCATACCCCATTCACCTTGTGTAAAAACACTGCCTCTCAGCCCTAGAAAACGGCTGG gtGATGATAACCTATGCAACACTCCCTACTTACCACCCTGTTCTCCACCAAAGCAAGGCAAAAAAGAGAATGGTCCCCCTCACTCACATATACCTAAGGGGCGCAGATTGGTATTTGACAATCAGCTGACAGTCAAGTCTCCTGGCAAAAGAGAACAAGCCAGAGTTCATCAAAACAAAATACGTTCCTCAGTTCGAAAAGGTCAGGAGATAACAACAAATTCTGAGCAGAGATGTCTGCTGGAGAAAGAATCTGCATGTGTGAGACTATTCAAGCAAGAAG GCACTTGCTACCAGCAAGCAAAGCTCGTCCTCAATACAGCTGTTCCAGATCGGCTGCCTGCCAGGGAAAAGGAGATGGATGTCATCAGGAATTTCCTGAGGGAGCACATCTGTGGGAGAAAAGCTGGAAGTCTTTATCTTTCTGGTGCTCCTGGAACTGGAAAAACTGCCTGCTTAAGCCGAATTCTGCAAGACCTCAAG aaGGAACTGAAAGGCTTTAAAACTACCATACTGAATTGCATGTCCTTGAGGAATGCCCAGGCTGTGTTCCCAGCTATTGCTCAGGAGATTTGTCAGGAAGGAGTATCCAGGCCAGCTGGAAAGGAGATGATGAGGAAACTGGAAAACCATATGACTGCAGAGAAGGGCCCCATGAT TGTGTTGGTGTTGGACGAGATGGATCAGCTGGACAGCAAAGGACAGGATGTATTGTACACACTGTTCGAATGGCCATGGCTAAGTAATTCTCGAGTGGTGCTGATCG GTATTGCTAATACCCTGGATCTCACAGACAGAATTCTGCCGAGGCTTCAAGCTAGAGAAAAATGTAAGCCACGGCTGTTGAACTTCCCACCTTATACCAAAAATCAGATAGCCACTATCTTGCAGGATCGTCTTAATCAG GTATCTAGAGATCAGGTTCTGGACAATGCTGCAATTCAGTTCTGTGCCCGAAAAATCTCTGCTGTTTCAGGAGATGTTCGCAAAGCACTAGATGTTTGCAG gagagCTATTGAAATTGTAGAGTCAGATGTCAAAAGCCAGACTATCCTCAAACCACTGTCTGAAT GTAGATCACCCTCCGAGTCACCGGTTCCCAAGCGGGTTGGTCTTATTCATGTATCCCAAGTCATTTCAGAAGTTGACGGTAACAGAATGACTTTGAGCCAACAAGGAGCCCACGATTCCTTCCCTCTTCAGCAGAAGATCTTGGTGTGCTCTCTGCTGCTCTTGACCAGACAGTTGAAAATGAAAGAGGTCATGCTGGGGAAG TTATATGAAGCCTATAGTAACGTCTGCCGCAAACAGCAGGTGGCAGCTGTGGACCAGTCTGAGTGTTTGTCACTTTCGGGGCTCCTAGAGGCCAGGGGCATTTTaggattaaagaaaaacaaggagagCCGCTTCACAAAG gtGTCTTTGAagatagaagagaaagaaatagagcATGCTCTGAAAGACAGAGCTTTAATTGGAAATATCTTAGCTACTGGACTGCCGTAG